The Amphiura filiformis chromosome 15, Afil_fr2py, whole genome shotgun sequence region TGGATGGCAAATTCATATTTATCCCTGCACACAAGCCCGCACCTGTTGCACTCAAAGGCACTTCTCCTTCCGTGACATCCCATATGTAACACATACATCACACTATCAGTGAACATAATATCGCAATGCTCACATGAGTAGCTGCTTGTCTGTGTGTTGCGATAGTTAACCCTTGCCCCCACACTGACCCCAACATTGATCCCTAGTTGTAACCTTAAAGCTGCTTTATTGTCAACATCATATTCTTCCTCTTCTTCATCCTCTTGGTCTCCTCTTTGGTGAGAGCTGATTTCCCCTTCTTCCCTTAAAATGTTCCTCTGCTGCTCCTCTTCAATAGTCTGGCTTTGCGATACTCTTGATTCATGAGCGCAAGCCTGCCGGTGTGCAGCTTCCAATTTAGGTGCATGGAGCCCGGGTTCACGTAGCAGTAACTGCTTGATGAGTGAACTGCTCCCTTCAGCTGCTGCTAAGCCCCTTCCATCCCCATCTGAACTAGTACTTGCATTAGGACTAGACACTGGAGGTGGAATGATTTCCCTCGACTGTGTAGACTCTGACACAGTTATACTTGAAGCAGCAGTAGCTTCTTGCGAATCCAGACTTGATTGGGTAAAATTATCTCGAGTAGAAGTGAAAGTATCCTGAGTCTGTAGGGGAGGTTGACCTAATGCTTCAGCTCTTGTACTTTGCTCATCGGTGATACTAGTGAATGGTGCAACTGGCCGGATGTCGTCAAATGATGAATCGGGCGTACTAGACCGTGCT contains the following coding sequences:
- the LOC140171387 gene encoding uncharacterized protein, which produces MAQQSQQPSHIPSPRFLGPPVTSYNAFASAQDKPVTEPPIGHFHTFRWTRPRKVYARRGTRHPSAPARSSTPDSSFDDIRPVAPFTSITDEQSTRAEALGQPPLQTQDTFTSTRDNFTQSSLDSQEATAASSITVSESTQSREIIPPPVSSPNASTSSDGDGRGLAAAEGSSSLIKQLLLREPGLHAPKLEAAHRQACAHESRVSQSQTIEEEQQRNILREEGEISSHQRGDQEDEEEEEYDVDNKAALRLQLGINVGVSVGARVNYRNTQTSSYSCEHCDIMFTDSVMYVLHMGCHGRRSAFECNRCGLVCRDKYEFAIHFIQGEHNKD